In a single window of the Penaeus monodon isolate SGIC_2016 chromosome 3, NSTDA_Pmon_1, whole genome shotgun sequence genome:
- the LOC119596190 gene encoding cuticle protein 7-like: MSLQVLVLFTVVAVAFGSTVPSYNTPAPSYSAPAPSYRAPSPSYNAPAPSGPAQYNFDYAVKDDYSGNDYNHQENRNGYDTQGAYYVLLPDGRVQRVAYTVNGDSGYVAEVTYEGEAQYPAYQPTPSRSYQPAPTPSYQPTPSYA; encoded by the exons ATGTCTCTTCAG GTTCTTGTATTGTTTACTGTGGTGGCAGTTGCCTTCGGTAGCACAGTCCCATCATACAATACTCCTGCGCCATCCTACAGTGCCCCTGCTCCGAGCTACAGAGCGCCTTCCCCATCCTACAACGCTCCTGCCCCTTCG GGACCCGCTCAGTACAACTTTGACTATGCAGTGAAGGACGATTACTCTGGAAACGACTACAATCACCAGGAAAATCGTAATGGCTATGATACTCAGGGAGCTTACTACGTTCTCCTTCCCGATGGCCGTGTACAAAGGGTTGCTTACACCGTGAACGGCGACTCGGGATACGTGGCCGAAGTTACTTACGAAGGGGAGGCCCAGTACCCTGCTTATCAACCTACCCCTTCTCGTTCATACCAACCGGCCCCTACCCCTTCCTACCAGCCTACTCCTAGCTATGCATAA
- the LOC119596180 gene encoding cuticle protein 7-like, giving the protein MSLQVLVLFTVVAVAFGSTVPSYNTPAPSYSAPAPSYRAPSPSYNAPAPSGPAQYNFNYAVKDDYSGNDYNHQENRNGYDTEGAYYVLLPDGRVQRVAYTVNGDSGYVAEVTYEGEAQYPAYQPTPSRSYQPAPTPSYHPTPSYA; this is encoded by the exons ATGTCTCTTCAG GTTCTTGTATTGTTTACTGTGGTGGCAGTTGCCTTCGGTAGCACAGTCCCATCATACAATACTCCTGCGCCATCCTACAGTGCCCCTGCTCCGAGCTATAGAGCTCCTTCCCCATCCTACAACGCTCCTGCCCCATCT GGGCCTGCTCAGTACAATTTTAACTATGCAGTGAAGGACGACTACTCTGGAAACGACTACAATCATCAAGAAAATCGTAATGGTTATGATACTGAGGGAGCTTACTACGTTCTCCTTCCCGACGGACGTGTGCAGAGAGTTGCCTACACCGTGAACGGCGACTCCGGATACGTGGCCGAAGTTACTTACGAAGGAGAGGCCCAGTACCCTGCTTATCAACCTACCCCTTCTCGTTCATACCAACCGGCCCCTACCCCTTCCTACCATCCTACTCCTAGCTATGCATAA
- the LOC119596137 gene encoding cuticle protein 18.6-like, with protein MSPQVLVLFAVVAVAFGSTVPSYNTPAPTYSAPAPSYRAPSPSYNAPAPSGPAQYDFNYAVRDEYSGNDYNHQENRNGYDTQGAYYVLLPDGRVQRVAYTVNGDSGFVAEVTYEGEAQYPAYQPAPSRSYQPAPAPSYQPAPTPSYQTTPSYA; from the exons ATGTCTCCTCAG GTTCTTGTATTATTCGCCGTGGTGGCAGTTGCCTTTGGCAGCACAGTCCCATCATACAATACTCCTGCACCAACCTACAGTGCCCCCGCTCCGAGTTACAgagctccttctccctcctacaaCGCTCCTGCCCCTTCT GGACCTGCTCAATACGACTTCAACTATGCAGTAAGAGACGAGTACTCTGGAAACGACTACAATCATCAGGAAAATCGTAATGGTTATGATACTCAGGGAGCTTACTACGTTCTCCTTCCCGATGGCCGTGTACAAAGGGTTGCTTACACCGTGAACGGTGACTCCGGATTCGTGGCCGAAGTTACTTACGAAGGAGAGGCCCAGTACCCTGCTTACCAACCTGCCCCTTCTCGCTCCTACCAACCGGCCCCCGCCCCTTCCTACCAACCAGCTCCTACTCCTTCCTACCAAACCACTCCTAGCTATGCATAA
- the LOC119587093 gene encoding cuticle protein 7-like — protein sequence MSPRFLLFTVAAVALGSTVLPYSTPAPSYNAPSPTYSAPAASYHAPAPAGPAQYNFNYAVRNDYSGNDYSHQENRNGYDTQGAYYVLLPDGRVQRVAYTVNDDSGYVAEGTYEGEAQYPAYQPAPSRSYQRAPAPPYQPAPTPSYQTTRSYA from the exons ATGTCTCCACGG TTCTTGTTATTCACTGTGGCGGCAGTTGCCCTTGGAAGCACAGTCCTACCATATAGTACTCCTGCACCATCCTACAATGCTCCCTCTCCAACCTACAGTGCTCCTGCTGCATCCTATCATGCCCCAGCCCCtgct GGGCCTGCGCAGTATAACTTCAACTATGCAGTGAGGAACGACTACTCTGGAAATGACTACAGTCATCAGGAAAATCGTAATGGTTATGATACTCAAGGAGCTTACTACGTTCTCCTTCCTGACGGCCGTGTGCAGAGAGTTGCATATACCGTGAACGACGACTCCGGATACGTTGCCGAAGGTACTTACGAAGGAGAGGCCCAATACCCAGCTTATCAACCTGCCCCTTCTCGCTCCTACCAACGGGCCCCCGCCCCTCCCTACCAACCAGCTCCTACTCCTTCCTACCAAACCACTCGTAGCTATGCGTAA
- the LOC119587103 gene encoding cuticle protein 7-like: MSSSVRLTPITKILSSAPLPLSLQVLVLFTVVAFAFGSTVPSYNTPAPSYSAPAPSYRAPSPSYNAPAPSGPAQYNFNYAVKDDYSGNDYNHQENRNGYDTQGAYYVLLPDGRVQRVAYTVNGDSGYVAEVTYEGEAQYPAYQPTPSRSYQPSPTPSYHPTPSYA; the protein is encoded by the exons ATGTCTT CGTCAGTCAGGTTAACGCCCATCACCAAAATCCTCTCCTCAGCACCACTGCCCCTGTCTCTTCAG GTTCTTGTATTGTTTACTGTGGTGGCATTTGCCTTCGGTAGCACAGTCCCATCATACAATACTCCTGCGCCATCCTACAGTGCCCCTGCTCCGAGCTACAGAGCGCCTTCCCCATCCTACAACGCTCCTGCCCCTTCG GGACCCGCTCAGTACAATTTTAACTATGCAGTGAAGGACGATTACTCTGGAAACGACTACAATCACCAGGAAAATCGTAATGGCTATGATACTCAGGGAGCTTACTACGTTCTTCTTCCCGACGGACGTGTGCAGAGAGTTGCCTACACCGTTAACGGCGACTCGGGATACGTGGCCGAAGTTACTTACGAAGGAGAGGCCCAGTACCCTGCTTACCAACCCACCCCTTCTCGTTCCTACCAGCCGTCTCCTACCCCTTCCTACCATCCTACTCCTAGCTATGCATAA